The proteins below are encoded in one region of Ricinus communis isolate WT05 ecotype wild-type chromosome 6, ASM1957865v1, whole genome shotgun sequence:
- the LOC8259310 gene encoding uncharacterized protein LOC8259310 gives MAALSLSHFLHNKNSSVQLLKTRSNPRIIVHLSCQRDEPIDSSSPKVKEEMKQEKQVMVRQLFVSAEKFAKGVKDNLSPKQKGDWKDVVLMSLSFAVYVYISQQIVCAYCAWTSMLKQPW, from the coding sequence ATGGCAGCTCTCTCACTGAGTCATTTCCTCCACAACAAAAACAGTTCagttcaattattaaaaaccaGAAGCAACCCAAGAATTATTGTACATCTATCTTGCCAAAGAGATGAGCCAATAGACAGTTCCAGCCCAAAAGTGAAGGAAGAGATGAAGCAAGAGAAGCAAGTTATGGTGAGGCAACTTTTCGTTAGTGCAGAGAAGTTTGCAAAGGGAGTTAAGGATAATTTGAGCCCTAAGCAAAAGGGTGATTGGAAAGATGTGGTGCTGATGAGCTTGTCATTTGCTGTTTATGTTTATATCTCTCAACAGATTGTTTGCGCCTATTGTGCTTGGACTTCCATGCTCAAGCAACCATGGTAG